A single window of Sparus aurata chromosome 12, fSpaAur1.1, whole genome shotgun sequence DNA harbors:
- the ccdc82 gene encoding coiled-coil domain-containing protein 82, whose translation MESLYKRKMFASMRKTKVDASKKRQIGLPASILDDSDEGSFSSSSSGSQSDFQSSPEEDSEQEDRDRSDSGATSSDDSRSVTRRKRSFLGGDDSSSSSSAEEDDDESEDRSQPKRMVQPRKRSRLQRQDESDSDHAEEKQREEAEKAKRRQRHNKLLALSRRMKARVPSRRRSRLKQGGSDVEESKEAEDEAAGDGGGGENGSKKEASESDEGGRKEEKDEEEKVEPRHGGKRIV comes from the exons ATGGAGAGCCTGTACAAGCGGAAAATGTTCGCATCGATGCGGAAAACCAAAGTGGACGCATCGAAGAAGCGGCAGATCGGCCTACCCGCCTCCATCCTGGACGACAGTGACGAaggctccttctcctcctcttcctccggaTCCCAATCCGACTTCCAGAGCTCCCCGGAGGAGGACAGCGAACAGGAGGACCGGGACCGGAGCGATTCCGGGGCGACTTCAAGCGACGACAGCCGCTCGGTGACGCGCAGAAAGCGCTCGTTCCTCGGGGGCGATGACAGTTCCTCGTCCTCCAGTGCCGAGGAAGACGATGACGAGTCAGAGGACAGGAGCCAGCCGAAGAGGATGGTTCAGCCCAGGAAGCGGAGCAGGCTGCAGCGGCAGGACGAGTCGGACTCGGACCATGctgaggagaagcagagagaggaggcggagaaggcgaagaggaggcagagacacaacaagcttctggctcTTTCCCGGAGGATGAAAGCCCGGGTCCCGAGCCGGAGGAGGAGCCGCCTGAAGCAG GGTGGGAGTGATGTGGAAGAATCTAAAGAAGCTGAGGATGAGGCCGCTGGTGATGGAGGCGGAGGAGAAAACGGCAGCAAGAAAGAGGCTTCAGAAAGTGATGAAGGAGGcagaaaagaggagaaggacgaagaagaaaaagtagaaCCACGCCACGGAGGAAAGCGAATAGTTTAA